The following proteins are co-located in the Manihot esculenta cultivar AM560-2 chromosome 7, M.esculenta_v8, whole genome shotgun sequence genome:
- the LOC110618902 gene encoding L-type lectin-domain containing receptor kinase IX.1, whose protein sequence is MAILLSWSLTICSLSFFLAIFLFPTIFTASETPLSFNFPNFDSNHPEIYTEKDATVSSVGIELTRNQRDLDQGGSIGRATYVQPLHLWDIQSGALTNFTTHFSFIINSGGNSNYGDGLAFFLAPNGSRLPLDVVCGGGLGLAINDNSSHALNYTENHFVAVEFDTYHNVWDPHYTDDHVGINVRSMKSVEAVRWQSSVEEGNTTDVWISYDSRNKILYVTYSFIDYDNSILQNTLSADVDMAKHLPEWVTFGFSASTGLSYEINRILSWDFNSSSESAVVSTPPPSHPVSAPANIEPAPAPNPDESRNSKTKILVGFTVAGFSLIIITVGFFLYLLRKKKKGKRGKEVKTIDPVFSVSFDDDFKSDTGPRNFSYKELANATSNFSEAALLGEGGFGAVYSGFLKELNCYVAVKRVSRRSKQGIKEFAAEVKIISRMRHRNLVKLIGWCHEKELLLAYEFMHNGSLDCHLFKGKSLLTWEVRYRIAQGLASALLYLHEEGDQCVLHRDIKSSNIMLDSNFNAKLGDFGLARLVDHGKGFQTTVLAGTMGYMAPECFTTGKASKESDIYSFGVVALEIACGRRAVESGLQENRTRIVEWVWELYGIGQLLQAADPKLCRNFHEQEMERLMVVGLWCVHPDQTFRPPIRQVINVLLSSEAPLPILPPEMPVAAYLAPLKFSISSLLSYHCSISTSNTGEPTYRIG, encoded by the coding sequence ATGGCCATTCTCCTTTCATGGTCACTAACCATTTGTTCTCTTAGTTTCTTCCTTGCCATTTTCTTGTTTCCTACAATTTTCACTGCATCGGAAACTCCACTGAGCTTCAACTTTCCCAACTTTGATTCAAATCATCCTGAAATTTACACGGAAAAAGACGCCACTGTCAGCAGTGTGGGTATTGAACTCACCAGAAACCAGCGAGATTTGGATCAAGGTGGAAGTATTGGTCGAGCCACGTACGTGCAGCCACTGCATCTCTGGGACATTCAATCAGGGGCTCTCACCAATTTCACAACCCATTTCTCTTTCATTATAAACTCAGGCGGCAACTCCAACTACGGTGATGGGTTAGCTTTTTTCCTGGCTCCTAATGGATCGAGACTTCCTCTTGACGTGGTTTGTGGTGGAGGTCTTGGGCTAGCCATTAATGATAATTCTAGTCATGCATTGAACTACACAGAAAATCATTTCGTTGCTGTGGAGTTTGATACGTATCATAATGTTTGGGATCCTCATTACACAGATGATCATGTGGGTATCAATGTCAGGTCTATGAAATCTGTTGAAGCAGTTCGATGGCAAAGCAGTGTGGAGGAAGGGAACACAACAGATGTCTGGATTAGCTATGATTCAAGAAACAAAATCTTGTATGTCACATATTCTTTCATTGATTATGACAATTCAATTCTGCAAAATACTCTATCAGCAGATGTGGATATGGCTAAGCATTTGCCTGAATGGGTTACTTTTGGCTTCTCTGCAAGTACTGGACTTTCATATGAAATAAACAGAATTTTATCATGGGATTTCAATTCAAGCTCAGAATCTGCAGTCGTCAGTACACCTCCGCCGTCACACCCTGTAAGTGCACCGGCGAATATTGAACCTGCACCAGCTCCAAATCCTGACGAAAGCAGAAACTCTAAAACGAAAATTTTGGTAGGCTTCACAGTGGCAGGATTCTCTTTGATCATTATCACAGTAGGCTTCTTCTTGTATCTactaaggaaaaagaagaagggaAAGAGAGGGAAAGAAGTGAAAACGATTGATCCTGTCTTCAGTGTTTCCTTCGATGATGATTTCAAGAGTGACACAGGACCAAGAAATTTTTCTTACAAGGAATTGGCTAATGCAACAAGTAATTTCTCTGAGGCAGCGTTGCTTGGTGAAGGAGGATTTGGTGCAGTCTATAGTGGTTTTCTGAAAGAACTCAACTGCTATGTTGCTGTTAAGAGGGTATCAAGAAGATCAAAACAAGGAATCAAAGAATTTGCAGCAGAAGTGAAGATCATCAGCCGAATGAGGCATAGAAATTTAGTGAAGCTTATTGGTTGGTGCCATGAAAAAGAACTCCTACTTGCATATGAGTTCATGCACAATGGCAGCCTAGATTGTCACCTTTTCAAAGGCAAAAGCTTGCTGACATGGGAAGTGAGATACAGAATCGCACAAGGGTTGGCGTCTGCATTACTCTATCTACACGAAGAAGGTGATCAATGTGTCCTTCACAGGGATATCAAATCAAGCAACATCATGTTGGATTCAAATTTCAATGCAAAGCTTGGAGATTTTGGGTTAGCTAGACTTGTAGACCATGGTAAAGGATTTCAGACCACAGTTTTAGCAGGAACCATGGGCTACATGGCTCCTGAATGTTTCACAACTGGAAAAGCTAGCAAAGAATCAGATATTTACAGTTTTGGAGTTGTTGCTTTGGAAATAGCTTGTGGAAGAAGAGCTGTTGAATCAGGACTCCAAGAAAATCGAACAAGAATAGTAGAGTGGGTTTGGGAACTGTATGGAATTGGACAACTTCTTCAAGCTGCTGATCCTAAACTATGCAGAAATTTTCATGAACAAGAAATGGAAAGATTGATGGTTGTGGGACTGTGGTGTGTGCATCCTGACCAGACATTTCGGCCGCCGATAAGGCAGGTGATAAATGTGCTGCTAAGTTCTGAGGCTCCCTTGCCAATCCTTCCACCAGAAATGCCTGTGGCTGCTTATCTTGCTCCATTGAAATTTTCTATATCATCCCTCCTCTCATACCATTGCTCTATCTCTACAAGCAATACTGGAGAGCCAACCTACAGAATTGGTTGA
- the LOC110618901 gene encoding phenylacetaldehyde reductase-like, producing the protein MASVMFDGKPLTPDVVIDETWFSDPTYCESIKHWYLYAKTIAEKAVWKFAEESGIDIVIIHPGFVIGPFLQPTLNVTVEVILNYVNGKLFLSALSLNVMISNMFILCESWVPCMEEKHFLMKFTDLLMLHVASAHIQAFEQASGNS; encoded by the exons ATGGCATCAGTTATGTTCGACGGAAAGCCTCTGACACCTGATGTGGTAATTGATGAGACTTGGTTTTCAGATCCAACCTATTGTGAGTCAATAAAG CATTGGTATCTGTATGCAAAAACCATAGCTGAGAAGGCTGTCTGGAAATTTGCAGAAGAAAGTGGAATTGACATTGTCATAATACATCCAGGATTTGTAATTGGTCCTTTCTTACAGCCAACTCTAAATGTCACTGTAGAGGTTATTCTGAACTACGTAAATGGTAAACTCTTTCTCAGTGCTCTGTCTTTGAATGTAATGATCTCTAACATGTTCATTCTTTGTGAATCTTGGGTTCCTTGCATGGAGGAGAAACATTTCCTAATGAAATTTACAGATTTGTTGATGTTACATGTTGCATCTGCACATATTCAAGCTTTTGAACAAGCTTCTGGTAATAGCTAG
- the LOC110619829 gene encoding L-type lectin-domain containing receptor kinase IX.1 has protein sequence MLKIQILLNLCIVIFSFPITLNASTSSLNFNFTSFSSSDPQIFTERDANVTEGEIELTLIYPSKETSARYGRATYAEPLHLWDKASGNLTNFTTQFSFLIDSRGSHKYGDGITFFMAPNGSRMPANVKGSGGIGLARSNSDAVNPKVNKFVAVEFDTYQNDWDPPYDHIGFNVNSMVSLVNRTWRSGARTGSKTDVRIRYDSNKKSLRVNFSFLDRDNETIKYGYKSADIDMAEYLPEWVTFGFSCSTGNPNQSNRIISWDFTSSSEIVENGNREVPSDPVVRKERKEKTALVIGLISGACAFVVIVGFITLCLRMKKKKVKKPDDFLISMSFGDDFRNGTSPRSFAYQELANATSNFSETMKLGAGGFGAVYRGFLKDLNSFIAVKRVSKISEQGIKEYRSEVKVISRLRHKNLVKLIGWCHEKELLLVYEFMPNGSLESHLFKVNKSLLTWDLRFKIAQGLASALLYLHQEGDQCVLHRDIKSSNVLLDSSFNSKLGDFGLARLVDHRKGSQTTIPAGTAGYMAPECLTTGKVSKESDVYSFGVVALEIACGRRAVELKLEQGQIKIVEFVWKLYGMGKLLEAADPKLCRDFDEQQMERLMKIGLWCAHPDPILRPSTWEVANVLLNFEAVLPTLPSEMPPLAYHAFPNLSSAYSYTSSDGSRISNGQQSA, from the coding sequence ATGCTAAAGATTCAAATTCTTCTCAATCTCTGCATAGTCATTTTCTCATTTCCCATCACTCTTAATGCCTCTACCTCCTCGTTGAACTTCAACTTCACAAGCTTTAGCTCAAGTGATCCTCAAATATTCACTGAACGAGATGCGAATGTGACCGAGGGAGAGATTGAACTCACCTTAATCTATCCTAGCAAGGAAACAAGTGCGAGATATGGTCGAGCCACATATGCAGAACCACTGCATCTTTGGGACAAAGCTTCAGGAAACCTCACCAACTTCACAACCCAGTTCTCCTTCCTCATCGACTCAAGAGGTAGCCATAAATATGGTGATGGGATAACTTTTTTCATGGCTCCGAATGGATCAAGAATGCCTGCAAACGTGAAAGGTAGCGGAGGCATTGGTTTGGCCAGAAGTAATAGCGACGCAGTAAACCCAAAAGTGAATAAGTTCGTCGCAGTTGAGTTCGATACTTATCAGAATGATTGGGATCCGCCATATGATCACATTGGTTTCAACGTCAACTCCATGGTGTCTTTAGTGAACAGAACATGGCGCAGTGGAGCAAGAACTGGGAGTAAAACAGATGTTCGGATTAGGtatgattcaaataaaaaatcgtTAAGAGTCAATTTCAGCTTTCTCGATCGAGACAATGAGACTATCAAGTATGGCTACAAGTCAGCTGATATTGATATGGCTGAGTATTTGCCTGAATGGGTGACTTTCGGATTCTCTTGCAGCACAGGAAATCCGAATCAAAGCAATAGAATTATCTCATGGGATTTCACTTCAAGTTCAGAAATTGTTGAAAACGGTAATAGGGAAGTGCCATCGGATCCTGTTGttcgaaaagaaagaaaagaaaaaactgcACTGGTGATTGGCTTGATATCTGGAGCATGTGCTTTTGTTGTCATCGTAGGTTTTATTACACTTTGTTTgaggatgaagaagaagaaggtgaaAAAACCAGATGATTTTCTCATCAGTATGTCCTTCGGCGATGACTTCAGAAATGGGACATCGCCTAGGAGCTTTGCATATCAGGAATTGGCAAATGCGACGAGTAATTTTTCAGAAACGATGAAGCTTGGAGCAGGAGGCTTTGGTGCTGTTTATAGAGGTTTTCTCAAGGACCTGAACTCCTTCATAGCTGTTAAGAGAGTATCAAAGATTTCTGAGCAAGGAATCAAGGAGTACAGATCAGAAGTGAAGGTAATCAGCCGATTGAGGCACAAAAATTTAGTGAAACTCATTGGTTGGTGCCATGAAAAAGAACTATTACTTGTATATGAGTTCATGCCCAATGGCAGCTTAGAATCCCACTTGTTCAAAGTGAATAAAAGCCTGTTAACATGGGATCTGAGGTTCAAAATTGCTCAAGGGTTGGCCTCTGCTTTACTTTACCTCCATCAAGAAGGTGACCAATGTGTGCTGCATAGAGACATCAAATCAAGCAACGTGTTGTTAGATTCTAGCTTCAattctaaacttggagattttgGATTGGCTAGACTTGTAGACCATAGAAAAGGATCTCAAACCACAATTCCGGCAGGAACTGCCGGCTACATGGCGCCGGAGTGTTTAACAACAGGGAAAGTTAGCAAAGAATCTGATGTATATAGTTTTGGTGTTGTTGCTTTGGAAATAGCCTGTGGAAGAAGAGCTGTGGAGCTAAAACTCGAGCAAGGCCAAATTAAAATAGTTGAATTTGTTTGGAAACTCTATGGAATGGGGAAGCTACTGGAAGCAGCTGATCCAAAATTATGCAGAGATTTTGATGAACAACAAATGGAGAGGTTGATGAAAATTGGGTTATGGTGTGCTCATCCTGATCCTATTCTTCGACCTTCAACCTGGGAAGTTGCTAATGTTCTGCTTAATTTTGAGGCTGTCCTGCCAACTCTTCCATCAGAAATGCCTCCCCTGGCCTATCATGCGTTTCCGAATCTGTCGTCTGCGTATTCTTACACTTCATCTGATGGATCAAGAATCAGCAATGGACAACAGAGTGCATGA
- the LOC110619787 gene encoding L-type lectin-domain containing receptor kinase IX.1, whose protein sequence is MALCKFNASHCHTSMSLSSLIILFFLKITYSNSLTFNFSNFKPNSRCLNYQGNASVSENAIHLTTDPQGISPLGSLGRATYCKPLHLWDKASGNLTDFHTIFSFSIDSQRLKVYGDGLAFFIAPMQFPVGNMAGGGLGLVRGNQTSKYPFLAIEFDSYSNSWDPPYQHVGIDINSVVSNATSAWISNIEYGEKIYVSIRYDSLSKSLSVTFTGFSSNNEIEQHLDYNVDLRDFLPEWVTVGFSAATGENSEKHILHSWYFSSTLQINDKPATSPTDNTPTTNIPTDSAAPPDKSSKTTNIPTDSAAPPDKSSNMVGLVVGASVGGCVFIGIILGLLYFFMWKKRRVEKEVEVMFDLPMDDEFEKSTGPRKFSYSNLVSATKNFSEQEKLGEGGFGAVYKGFLKELDSYIAVKRISGSSKQGLKEFASEVKIISQLRHKNLVQLMGWCHEKGKLLLVYELMPNGSLDSHLFKKERSLTWEARYNIAQGIASGLLYLQEEWEQLVVHRDIKPSNIMLDSNFNAKLGDFGLARLVDHGKVSQTTVLAGTLGYLAPECVITGKASKKSDVYSFGIVALEIACGRKSINIIGNEDQLYIVQWAWDLYGRGKLLEAADSKLNGNFDEQQLERLMVVGLWCAHPDAKLRPCIKQAIQVLNFEAPLPVLPSKLPVPTYLSPPVNASLLPLPSSLGASFSGEGS, encoded by the coding sequence ATGGCTTTGTGCAAGTTCAATGCTTCTCATTGCCATACTTCAATGTCTCTATCTTCCCTTATAATCCTTTTCTTCCTCAAAATAACTTATTCCAACTCCTTAACTTTCAATTTTTCCAACTTCAAACCAAATTCTCGCTGCTTAAATTACCAAGGAAATGCTTCTGTTTCTGAAAATGCCATCCATCTCACCACAGACCCACAAGGAATTTCACCGCTCGGCAGCCTTGGTCGTGCTACGTATTGTAAACCACTTCATCTCTGGGACAAAGCTTCTGGAAATCTCACGGACTTCCATACAATTTTCTCCTTTTCAATCGACTCGCAGAGACTCAAAGTTTATGGAGATGGGTTGGCTTTCTTTATCGCTCCCATGCAATTCCCAGTCGGAAACATGGCAGGCGGTGGCCTTGGCCTTGTCAGAGGGAACCAGACCTCTAAATATCCATTTCTTGCAATAGAATTTGATTCTTATAGCAACAGTTGGGATCCACCTTATCAGCATGTGGGAATCGATATCAATTCTGTGGTTTCTAATGCTACTTCAGCTTGGATTAGTAACATAGAATATGGTGAGAAAATCTATGTTTCAATTAGATATGACTCTCTTTCGAAAAGCTTGAGTGTTACCTTCACTGGATTTAGTAGTAATAACGAAATAGAGCAACATCTGGATTATAATGTTGATCTGAGAGACTTCCTACCTGAATGGGTTACAGTTGGTTTCTCAGCTGCAACAGGAGAAAATTCTGAGAAGCATATTCTCCATTCATGGTATTTCTCTTCAACTTTACAAATCAATGACAAGCCAGCAACTTCGCCGACAGATAATACGCCGACAACTAACATTCCGACAGATAGTGCTGCTCCACCAGATAAATCAAGCAAGACAACTAACATTCCGACAGATAGTGCTGCTCCACCAGATAAATCAAGCAACATGGTAGGACTTGTGGTGGGGGCAAGCGTCGGTGGATGTGTTTTCATAGGCATAATATTGGGTTTGCTCTATTTTTTCATGTGGAAGAAGAGAAGGGTAGAAAAAGAAGTTgaagttatgtttgatttgcCCATGGATGATGAGTTTGAGAAGTCTACTGGCCCTCGAAAGTTCTCCTACAGCAATTTGGTTTCCGCGACGAAGAACTTCTCAGAGCAAGAGAAGCTTGGAGAGGGAGGATTTGGTGCAGTCTATAAAGGTTTTCTGAAAGAATTAGACTCGTATATTGCAGTGAAGAGGATATCAGGGAGTTCCAAGCAAGGGTTAAAGGAATTTGCATCTGAAGTAAAGATCATTAGCCAACTGAGGcataaaaatttagttcagCTCATGGGTTGGTGCCATGAAAAGGGAAAGTTGTTGCTTGTTTATGAGCTCATGCCTAATGGCAGCTTGGATTCCcatctttttaaaaaagaaagatcACTGACATGGGAGGCTAGGTACAATATTGCTCAAGGTATAGCCTCAGGATTGCTCTATTTACAAGAAGAATGGGAGCAATTGGTAGTTCACAGAGATATAAAACCAAGCAATATCATGTTGGATTCAAATTTCAATGCCAAGCTTGGAGATTTTGGCTTGGCAAGACTCGTGGACCATGGCAAAGTTTCACAAACCACAGTTTTGGCTGGGACCTTGGGCTATCTGGCTCCAGAATGTGTCATAACAGGCAAGGCTAGCAAGAAATCTGATGTCTACAGTTTTGGTATCGTTGCTTTGGAGATTGCTTGTGGAAGAAAATCCATCAACATCATAGGCAATGAAGATCAATTGTATATTGTACAATGGGCTTGGGATCTCTATGGCAGAGGGAAGCTACTTGAAGCTGCAGATTCAAAGCTAAATGGGAACTTTGATGAGCAGCAATTAGAAAGGTTGATGGTGGTTGGGCTGTGGTGTGCTCACCCAGATGCAAAGTTGAGGCCTTGTATTAAGCAAGCAATTCAAGTTCTTAATTTTGAAGCTCCATTACCTGTTCTTCCATCAAAACTGCCTGTGCCTACATATTTATCTCCTCCGGTGAACGCTTCTTTATTGCCATTGCCATCGTCTCTCGGTGCTTCCTTTTCCGGGGAAGGTTCATAG